The proteins below are encoded in one region of Pseudomonas sp. SCB32:
- a CDS encoding SDR family NAD(P)-dependent oxidoreductase produces the protein MNQTKTLLLTGASRGIGHATVKHFNAAGWRVFTASRQDWSAECPWAEGLINHIHLDLEDIDSVQASLPQIREKLGGQLHALVNNAGISPKGEQGQRLGVLESDYTTWLKVFNVNLFSTALLARGLFDELKAAKGSVINVTSIAGSRVHPFAGVAYACSKAALAALTREMAHDFGPHGVRVNAIAPGEIDTAILSSGTELIVERDIPMHRLGKPEEVASLIHFLCTSGASYVNGAEIHVNGGQHV, from the coding sequence ATGAACCAGACTAAGACCTTGCTGCTCACCGGCGCCAGCCGAGGCATCGGCCACGCTACGGTGAAGCACTTCAACGCCGCCGGCTGGCGCGTATTCACCGCCTCGCGCCAGGACTGGAGCGCCGAATGCCCCTGGGCCGAAGGGCTGATCAACCACATTCACCTGGACCTGGAAGACATCGACAGCGTGCAGGCCAGCCTGCCGCAGATCCGCGAAAAGCTTGGTGGCCAGCTGCATGCGCTGGTGAACAACGCCGGTATCTCGCCGAAGGGGGAGCAAGGGCAGCGCCTGGGCGTGCTGGAGAGCGACTACACCACCTGGCTGAAGGTGTTCAACGTCAACCTGTTCTCTACTGCGCTGCTGGCGCGCGGGCTGTTCGACGAGCTGAAGGCGGCCAAGGGCTCGGTGATCAACGTCACCTCCATTGCCGGCTCGCGGGTGCATCCCTTCGCCGGTGTCGCCTATGCCTGCTCCAAGGCCGCGTTGGCGGCGCTGACCCGCGAAATGGCCCACGACTTCGGTCCGCATGGGGTGCGGGTGAATGCCATTGCGCCGGGGGAGATCGACACCGCCATCCTCTCTTCGGGGACTGAGCTGATCGTCGAGCGGGATATCCCAATGCATCGCCTGGGCAAGCCGGAGGAGGTCGCCTCGCTGATCCACTTCCTCTGCACCAGCGGCGCCTCTTATGTGAATGGCGCGGAAATACACGTCAATGGCGGTCAGCATGTGTGA
- a CDS encoding GntR family transcriptional regulator: MNYPIEGLNHSYLGSGVYALLREALITGRFKPDDRLRIRDLAQQLGTSVTPVRDAILQLAKEQALVLKTPRDIRVPLLTREQYLEIRSIRIALEGLAAETAATKASAEQLEELEANIRDNLAAIHADDMVLALKLNQAFHFALADIAGMPLLRAFLDSLWMRTGPLIAQAYADFNERMAVEHHWEVLRALRAGDGAAARAAIHSDLVDGSEKMLEFIAQSEAEG, translated from the coding sequence ATGAACTACCCGATCGAAGGGCTGAACCATTCCTACCTGGGCAGCGGCGTCTACGCGCTGCTGCGCGAGGCGCTGATCACCGGCCGCTTCAAACCGGACGACCGCCTGCGCATCCGCGACCTGGCCCAGCAGTTGGGCACCAGTGTGACCCCGGTGCGCGACGCGATCCTGCAGCTGGCCAAGGAGCAGGCGCTGGTGCTCAAGACGCCGCGCGATATCCGAGTGCCGCTGCTCACCCGCGAGCAGTACCTGGAAATCCGCAGCATCCGCATCGCCCTCGAAGGGCTGGCCGCCGAGACGGCCGCCACCAAGGCGAGCGCCGAGCAGCTGGAGGAGCTGGAAGCCAACATTCGCGACAACCTGGCGGCGATCCACGCCGATGACATGGTTCTGGCGCTCAAGCTCAACCAGGCCTTCCACTTCGCCCTGGCCGACATTGCCGGCATGCCACTGTTGCGCGCCTTCCTCGACAGCCTGTGGATGCGTACCGGCCCGCTGATCGCCCAGGCCTACGCCGATTTCAACGAGCGCATGGCCGTCGAGCACCACTGGGAAGTGCTGCGGGCGCTGCGCGCAGGCGACGGCGCCGCCGCGCGCGCGGCCATCCACAGCGACCTGGTCGACGGCAGCGAGAAGATGCTGGAGTTCATTGCCCAGTCCGAGGCGGAGGGCTGA
- the vapC gene encoding tRNA(fMet)-specific endonuclease VapC: protein MLKYLLDTNICIFTIKNKPQAVRDAFNRHHGQLCISSVTLMELIYGAEKSAAPERNLAVVEGFAARLDVLPYDASAAAHTGQLRTELARAGTPIGPYDQMIAGHARSLGLILVSNDLREFERVPGLRLEDWASV from the coding sequence ATGCTCAAGTACCTGCTCGATACCAACATCTGCATCTTCACCATCAAGAACAAACCGCAGGCCGTGCGCGATGCCTTCAATCGCCATCACGGACAGCTGTGCATCAGCTCGGTGACCTTGATGGAGTTGATCTACGGCGCGGAAAAATCTGCTGCGCCGGAGCGGAACCTTGCCGTGGTCGAGGGCTTCGCGGCCCGCCTCGACGTCCTTCCTTACGACGCCAGCGCAGCCGCTCACACGGGCCAGTTGCGCACCGAACTTGCCAGAGCCGGCACGCCCATCGGCCCCTACGACCAGATGATTGCCGGGCATGCGCGTTCGCTGGGCCTGATCCTGGTCAGCAACGACCTGCGGGAGTTCGAGCGGGTTCCGGGGCTGCGCCTGGAAGACTGGGCGTCGGTATAG
- the vapB gene encoding type II toxin-antitoxin system VapB family antitoxin, translating into MDQGSVFQSNRSQAVRLPKAVALPDDVKRVDVVAVGRTRIISPAGESWDSWFDGEDVSQDFMADREQPAEQEREGF; encoded by the coding sequence ATGGACCAGGGCTCCGTCTTCCAGAGCAATCGCAGCCAGGCCGTACGCCTGCCCAAGGCCGTCGCCCTTCCCGACGACGTCAAGCGCGTGGATGTGGTCGCCGTAGGCCGCACCCGCATCATCAGCCCCGCGGGTGAAAGCTGGGACAGCTGGTTCGATGGCGAGGACGTCAGCCAGGACTTCATGGCGGACCGGGAACAGCCCGCCGAGCAGGAGCGGGAAGGTTTCTGA
- a CDS encoding ABC transporter ATP-binding protein yields MLKFDKVSTFYGKIQALHDVSMEVQQGEIVTLIGANGAGKSTLLMTLCGSPRASSGSIKYLGEELVGKESSVIMRKSIAVVPEGRRVFARLTVEENLAMGGFFTSKGDYQEQMDKVLALFPRLKERFNQRGGTMSGGEQQMLAIGRALMSKPKLLLLDEPSLGLAPIIIQQIFDIVEQLRQEGVTVFLVEQNANQALKLADRGYVLENGRIVMQDTGANLLVNPKVRDAYLGG; encoded by the coding sequence ATGCTGAAGTTCGACAAGGTTTCCACCTTCTACGGCAAGATCCAGGCGCTGCACGACGTCAGCATGGAAGTCCAGCAGGGTGAGATCGTCACCCTGATCGGCGCTAACGGCGCCGGCAAGTCGACCCTGCTGATGACGCTCTGCGGCTCGCCGCGCGCCTCCTCGGGCAGCATCAAGTACCTGGGCGAGGAGCTGGTCGGCAAGGAATCCTCCGTGATCATGCGCAAGAGCATCGCCGTCGTGCCGGAAGGCCGCCGCGTGTTCGCCCGCCTGACCGTGGAAGAGAACCTGGCCATGGGCGGTTTCTTCACCAGCAAGGGCGATTACCAGGAGCAGATGGACAAGGTCCTGGCACTATTCCCGCGCCTGAAGGAACGCTTCAACCAGCGCGGCGGCACCATGTCCGGCGGTGAACAGCAGATGCTCGCCATCGGCCGTGCGCTGATGAGCAAGCCCAAGTTGCTGCTGCTCGACGAGCCGTCCCTGGGCCTTGCGCCGATCATCATCCAGCAGATCTTCGACATCGTCGAACAGCTGCGCCAGGAAGGCGTGACCGTCTTCCTCGTCGAGCAGAACGCCAACCAGGCGCTCAAGCTCGCCGACCGTGGCTACGTGCTGGAGAACGGTCGCATCGTCATGCAGGACACCGGCGCCAACCTGCTGGTGAACCCCAAGGTGCGCGACGCGTACCTCGGCGGCTGA
- the livG gene encoding high-affinity branched-chain amino acid ABC transporter ATP-binding protein LivG, with protein sequence MSQTILEVNGLTMRFGGLLAVNGVALNVKEKQVVSMIGPNGAGKTTVFNCLTGFYQPTGGEILLRGEAVQDLPGHKIAHKGVVRTFQNVRLFKEMTAVENLLVAQHRHLNTNFLAGLLKTPAFRRREAEALDYAAQWLEIVNLKDIANRPAGTLAYGQQRRLEIARCMMTRPQLLMLDEPAAGLNPRETEDLKALIAMLRAEHGVTVLLIEHDMKLVMSISDHIYVINQGTPLADGTPEEIRGNPDVIKAYLGEA encoded by the coding sequence ATGAGCCAGACCATTCTTGAAGTAAACGGCCTGACCATGCGCTTCGGCGGCCTGCTGGCCGTCAACGGTGTGGCGCTGAACGTGAAGGAAAAGCAGGTGGTCTCGATGATCGGCCCGAACGGCGCCGGCAAGACCACCGTGTTCAACTGCCTGACCGGTTTCTACCAGCCTACCGGTGGTGAAATCCTCCTGCGCGGCGAAGCCGTGCAGGACCTGCCTGGCCACAAGATCGCCCACAAGGGCGTGGTGCGGACTTTCCAGAACGTTCGTCTGTTCAAGGAAATGACCGCGGTGGAGAACCTGCTGGTCGCCCAGCATCGCCACCTCAACACCAACTTCCTCGCGGGCCTGCTCAAGACGCCGGCCTTCCGCCGTCGTGAAGCGGAAGCGCTGGACTACGCCGCGCAATGGCTGGAAATCGTCAATCTCAAGGACATCGCCAACCGTCCGGCGGGCACTCTCGCCTACGGCCAGCAGCGCCGCCTGGAGATTGCCCGCTGCATGATGACCCGTCCGCAGCTGTTGATGCTGGACGAACCGGCGGCCGGTCTGAACCCGCGGGAAACCGAGGACCTGAAGGCGCTGATCGCCATGTTGCGCGCTGAACACGGCGTCACCGTCCTGCTCATCGAGCACGACATGAAGCTGGTGATGAGCATTTCCGACCATATCTACGTGATCAACCAGGGCACGCCCCTGGCCGACGGCACCCCGGAAGAGATCCGCGGCAACCCGGATGTGATCAAAGCCTATCTGGGGGAGGCCTGA